The Salvelinus fontinalis isolate EN_2023a chromosome 31, ASM2944872v1, whole genome shotgun sequence genome has a window encoding:
- the LOC129829332 gene encoding probable G-protein coupled receptor 139: MNPQEEHWMVTLQVVFYPALAIVGIPSNIVTFLIFWRRNCLLSKSSTFYLMAISVADTLVLVFIVVLEITVKFCQEPFWSREPWCRLRDIFSYGAYNTSTWLVVVFTAERFIAIHTWTIKTKLRTPRSALAAITIILLLSHLLAIPYYWSNVSVYDHNQTRWACIYEPEAPHGYVHALLGAQTLVAYILPFLIILTLNGLTLRQISLSNRVHVVTAADLPMSMSIIIRTTFVYGQDRNDYPLQINVAADIGSMLSLSNAAIDTYLYACTQAKFRQKSTVN; this comes from the exons ATGAACCCCCAAGAGGAACACTGGATGGTCACTCTGCAGGTTGTGTTCTACCCAGCCTTGGCTATAGTGGGCATCCCTT CCAACATTGTTACCTTCCTCATCTTCTGGCGGAGAAACTGCCTGCTGTCCAAGTCCAGCACCTTCTACCTGATGGCCATCTCTGTAGCTGACACTCTGGTCCTCGTCTTCATCGTGGTGCTGGAGATCACGGTCAAATTTTGCCAAGAG cCATTTTGGAGCCGTGAGCCCTGGTGCCGCCTGAGAGACATTTTCAGCTATGGGGCCTACAACACCTCAACCTGGCTGGTGGTGGTTTTCACCGCAGAGCGCTTCATTGCCATCCACACCTGGACCATCAAGACCAAACTCCGCACCCCGCGCAGTGCCTTAGCAGCCATCACCATCATCTTACTCCTCAGCCACCTCCTGGCAATACCCTACTACTGGTCCAATGTCTCAGTTTACGACCACAACCAGACCAGATGGGCCTGTATATACGAACCTGAGGCCCCGCATGGTTATGTGCATGCCCTGTTGGGGGCCCAGACCTTAGTGGCCTACATCCTACCTTTCCTCATCATCCTCACCCTCAACGGGCTGACTCTGCGACAGATCTCCCTTAGCAACAGGGTCCACGTGGTGACGGCTGCCGACCTACCCATGTCCATGAGT ATCATCATACGCACCACCTTCGTCTACGGCCAGGATCGCAACGACTACCCCCTGCAGATCAACGTGGCGGCTGACATTGGTAGCATGCTGAGCCTCAGTAATGCAGCCATCGACACGTACCTTTATGCCTGCACTCAGGCCAAGTTCCGTCAG AAATCTACAGTTAACTAG
- the eif2d gene encoding eukaryotic translation initiation factor 2D, whose amino-acid sequence MFSKSFRVKSNTVIKGSDRRKLKADLSTAFPSLSVEELSELVPNKEELNVVKIYAHKGDAVTLYVLHKNPVFFELEKCLYPTVYTLWHYPHVLPTFTTWPPVLQKLAGGADLMLPGVVVPLSGLPEVKKGDCCAVKVVSNRAPMAVGTATMSSAEMRSSGMKGRGVTVLHTYMDSLWAFGDKSGPPSIPDVDTEGVEAMYGEEEEDDEATEGGEEEPCPNSDGDKATDAPCPGIQELSLADREEGEHGKEEGEDPRSPQEQMDALLLQCFLQALKSKVKKSELPLLTSSFLRIHMFSCCPSGKQLDIKKSSYKKLSKFLQCMQQQHSLVRVKELSKGVESIVEVDWKNPELRSFRTPKDPGIEEASVEVGGAEGEKPYHPPEITTLYSVSSRLEPLFQDAKKRKGTVLQPSEVRAIITDYVKRNELVDENNKNYVIINPILCDCLLEKSEYQEVEALKWDDLFSRTLYKMQHCHQLVFPGQPPIVKKGHIEPIDISVASRGSNKKVTMIKNLEVYGLDPMAVSVALQHRVQASSALNPVPGSKDRVLVQIQGNQVQQVCKLLLDKYQIPGKYIQGLDNKVPKPGRKK is encoded by the exons ATGTTTTCGAAATCGTTCCGTGTCAAGTCCAACACAGTGATCAAAGGATCCGACAG GAGGAAGCTGAAAGCTGACTTATCCACagcctttccctctctgtctgtggagGAACTATCCGAGTTGGTCCCAAACAAGGAGGAGCTGAATGTGGTGAAGATTTATGCCCACAAGGGAGATGCAGTGACCCTCTACGTGCTTCATAAGAACCCAGTGTTCTTTGAGCTGGAGAAATGCCTCTATCCCACAG TGTATACGCTTTGGCATTATCCCCATGTCTTGCCAACATTCACAACTTGGCCTCCAGTGCTACAGAAGCTGGCTGGAGGGGCAG ATCTCATGCTGCCTGGAGTGGTGGTGCCTCTAAGTGGTCTCCCAGAGGTGAAGAAGGGGGACTGCTGTGCTGTTAAAGTTGTTAGCAACAG GGCTCCCATGGCAGTGGGCACTGCCACCATGTCCAGTGCTGAGATGAGGAGCTCGGGCATGAAGGGCAGAGGGGTGACAGTCCTCCACACCTACATGGACAGCCTGTG gGCATTTGGAGACAAGTCTggtcctccctccattcctgatgtggacactgagggtGTCGAGGCAATGtatggagaagaagaggaggatgatgaggcaACAGAGGGGGGTGAAGAGGAACCGTGTCCCAACTCTGATGGTGACAAGGCCACAGATGCCCCCTGTCCTGGTATCCAGGAGCTCAGCCTGGCtgacagggaggagggggagcatgggaaagaggaaggagaagacCCGAGAAGCCCACAAG AGCAGATGGATGCCCTGCTACTGCAGTGTTTCCTCCAGGCGCTCAAGAGCAAAGTGAAGAAGTCAGAGCTCCCCCTGCTGACCAGTAGCTTCCTGCGCATCCACATGTTCTCCTGCTG TCCAAGTGGAAAGCAACTTGACATCAAGAAATCAAGCTATAAAAAG TTATCCAAGTTCCTTCAGTGCatgcagcagcagcacagcctGGTGAGGGTGAAGGAGCTGAGTAAAGGGGTGGAGAGCATTGTAGAGGTTGACTGGAAGAACCCAGA ACTGCGCTCCTTCCGCACCCCAAAGGATCCTGGGATAGAGGAGGCCTCAGTGGAGGTGGGAGGAGCAGAGGGGGAGAAGCCCTACCATCCCCCTGAGATCACTACCCTCTACAGTGTGTCCTCTCGTCTGGAGCCTCTGTTTCAAGATGCCAAGAAGAG GAAAGGAACAGTTCTCCAACCATCGGAAGTGAGAGCAATCATCACAGATTATGTGAAGAGGAATGAGCTGGTGgatgaaaataataaaaa TTATGTCATCATTAACCCGATCCTATGTGACTGCCTACTGGAGAAGTCAGAGTACCAGGAGGTGGAGGCACTCAAGTGGGATGACCTCTTCAGCAG GACGCTATACAAAATGCAGCACTGCCACCAGCTGGTGTTCCCTGGCCAGCCACCCATAGTAAAGAAGGGCCACATTGAGCCCATAGACATCTCTGTGGCCTCCAGGGGCTCCAACAAGAAG GTGACAATGATAAAGAACCTGGAGGTGTATGGTCTGGACCCCATGGCTGTGTCAGTCGCCCTGCAGCACAGAGTCCAAGCCAGCTCAGCCCTGAACCCGGTCCCCGGCTCCAAGGACCGAGTCCTGGTCCAAATACAGGGAAACCAGGTCCAGCAAGTCTGCAAACTTCTACTAG ATAAGTATCAAATTCCCGGCAAGTACATCCAGGGACTAGACAACAAAGTTCCGAAGCCTGGGAGGAAGAAATAA